DNA sequence from the Halobacterium sp. DL1 genome:
TTACGCCTCGGCCCGCGGTACGTTGCACTGCGGGACCGTGGGGTAGCTTGGTATCCTTCAGCGTTTGGGACGCTGTGACCCCGATTCAAATTCGGGCGGTCCCATACCATATAAGGCAGAGTCGGCGTGTTTTGCCGATTCTCGGCCGTTTCGGGAAATCGAGTAGCGGCGCTACTCGGAGGTGGTCAGCGTGAGCGCTCGCGTCGACGACGGGGTGAGCCACGACCTCGGCTGGTGGACGCCGCTCGACGCCGGCTGGGGGCAGCTCTACCATCTGATTCCCTGGCCGGCGTCGGAGAATCACCGATTGTTCGACATGGCGATTTCCCGAAATAGCCGGTAAGAAGAATTGCGATTTGACTACTGAGAGACCTACCAGTTTCAGATGATGTTTGGATCGCCGTGCAAGATGGAAAGCGCGTATTAGTCACGAAACGACCACAACAGTTCCATGAGACTATTCTTCGGCCTACAGGAAAATCAGGACGATAGCACCGGCGACGAGTACCAGAACAAGCAGGGGCAACCCGCGGCGAGAATGGTGACGCGAGGCCGTTTGAAGATCGGCTCGATGCTGCTGTTTCGTCTTGACGTTATCGTGATAGCTTCGCAGTATATCCAGTTTATTTCAAACGCTCCCTGTAGTCCGAGGCCATTTCCAGGCATACCAGAGAACTAGTGCAAGAAGAACAACTTCTACAGTGGCACCATAATACATATGCAACCAAGATTCGCCCACTAAATTGAATAAAGTAAAAGGAATATAGAGTATTGCCACGACGATATTCGTCCAGCGGCTCACTCTTGCCGGCAATGCCAGAGACAGGAAAATCATCAAACCCGGAATTGACACAAATACTAGTGCAACCAACGCCCATGTTGGCGTAATTTCGAACGTGAATACTTTTCCTATTAGTATATCCTCAATAGTCCCTGGCTTGTAAAACCCAAAAATATCTACATATACATATAAAAACATAAATGATGTCCACAATGCTGCTAGCTTCAGCTTCACGTTAACATCGATGTCTTCCAACCCCCCTTTGGGTGTACTAGAAGAACTCATAGCTCACGTTTCCCCACTCGCCATAGTCGATTCCCATAGAAGAAAATTGAGACAATCACACATAGTTAGCAGGTCGTGTATTGCTAATAGAGTTCGAGTAATCCAGTGAGGCGAATGGCATCCTGGCCAAGTATGTGTCAGAACAAATACCTACCAGATGGTGGTTCCCTGTACTTTGCAATCCAGCGGTTTGCCGGAAAAGACTGGATTGTTCGCCAGCCCGCCCCGGGCTCAGTCCCCGACCCGGGTGGTCGCGAGTTCTACGCCCTCGAACTCCTCGAGGAGCTCGAGGAACTCGTCCATATCGAACGGCTTCTGGAGGACACCATCCTCGTCTGCGTCGTGGTCGAGGTCCTGCGATTTGACGTAGTCTTCGTCCATACCAGTGAGAATGATCACTGGCACGTCAGCGAGTTCGGGATGGTGTTTGATTTCGTGGAGAATATCTTCTCCATCGGGGCCCGGCATCACGAGATCCAGGAGCGTGACATCTGGCCGGGGTGCGTTCTCGTACTCACCACCACGATTGATGAACTCTAACGCGGCTTGGCCATCAGTAACGGCGTGGAGGTCGACGTCGAGGACAGACCCGGCGAACGCCTCTTCGACGAGGCGCACATCTCCCGGATGGTCCTCAACGACGAGGACT
Encoded proteins:
- a CDS encoding histidine kinase; translation: MEGAMTAPITVLVVEDHPGDVRLVEEAFAGSVLDVDLHAVTDGQAALEFINRGGEYENAPRPDVTLLDLVMPGPDGEDILHEIKHHPELADVPVIILTGMDEDYVKSQDLDHDADEDGVLQKPFDMDEFLELLEEFEGVELATTRVGD